A region of Paenibacillus sp. 37 DNA encodes the following proteins:
- the carA gene encoding glutamine-hydrolyzing carbamoyl-phosphate synthase small subunit — protein sequence MQAQARLLLEDGTLFTGKAFGAEGETTGEVVFNTGITGYQEVLSDPSYCGQIVTMTYPLIGNYGITRDDFESIRPYVHGFVVRRHEPTPSNWRAEYSVDNLLKEYGIVGISEIDTRMLTRRIRHHGTMKGILTTGSKPVEELLEMMGDTTIAELRNQVPMTSTEHVYNSPGTAERIVLVDYGAKTGILRELSKRNCDVVVVPHDVTADEIRRLNPDGIQLSNGPGDPKDVPHAVKMISELLGEYPIFGICLGHQLFALAAGADTEKLKFGHRGGNHPVKELESGRCFITSQNHGFTVNEESVKNTDLEVTHINNNDKTIEGLKHKSFPAFSVQYHPEAAPGPYDNSYLFDRFIEMIREHKITNPQKPRQAVLAAAVKGAQ from the coding sequence ATGCAGGCACAGGCAAGATTATTGTTGGAAGACGGCACACTGTTCACCGGGAAAGCATTTGGTGCTGAAGGTGAAACGACAGGTGAGGTCGTTTTTAATACGGGAATTACAGGCTATCAAGAGGTGCTTTCGGATCCTTCCTATTGCGGTCAAATCGTAACCATGACGTATCCGCTGATCGGAAACTACGGCATTACGCGTGATGACTTTGAGTCGATTCGTCCATACGTGCACGGTTTCGTTGTACGTCGTCATGAGCCAACGCCAAGCAACTGGCGTGCGGAATATAGCGTAGACAATCTGCTTAAGGAATACGGTATCGTAGGAATCAGCGAAATTGATACACGCATGTTGACTCGCCGGATTCGTCACCACGGCACAATGAAGGGAATTCTCACAACAGGATCGAAGCCTGTGGAAGAACTGCTGGAGATGATGGGAGACACTACCATTGCAGAGCTGCGTAACCAGGTGCCAATGACTTCTACAGAGCATGTCTACAACAGCCCGGGAACGGCTGAGCGTATTGTGCTCGTGGATTATGGTGCTAAAACAGGAATCTTGCGCGAACTCAGCAAACGTAACTGTGACGTTGTTGTTGTTCCACACGATGTAACAGCAGACGAGATTCGTCGCTTGAACCCGGACGGCATTCAACTGTCCAACGGCCCTGGGGACCCGAAAGACGTACCTCATGCAGTTAAGATGATCAGTGAACTGCTTGGCGAATACCCGATCTTCGGTATCTGCCTGGGTCACCAGTTGTTCGCACTTGCGGCAGGAGCAGACACCGAAAAACTTAAGTTTGGACATCGCGGAGGAAACCACCCGGTGAAAGAACTGGAGAGCGGACGTTGCTTCATCACATCCCAGAATCACGGATTTACCGTAAACGAAGAGTCTGTGAAGAACACAGATCTGGAAGTTACACATATCAACAATAACGATAAGACCATTGAAGGTCTGAAACATAAATCATTCCCGGCATTCTCGGTTCAATATCACCCTGAAGCAGCCCCGGGTCCTTACGACAACAGCTATCTGTTCGACCGCTTCATCGAGATGATTCGCGAGCACAAGATCACTAACCCGCAAAAGCCGCGTCAAGCCGTATTGGCAGCCGCAGTGAAAGGAGCACAATAA
- a CDS encoding dihydroorotase encodes MLQIIKNANVLNQKGELERKTIIIDEGKIKKIAGLEDQTVLDAEKSAQSVTDASGKLVIPGLIDMHVHLREPGFEHKETIETGARSAAQGGFTTIACMPNTRPVTDTVEVVKLVLDKAKEADLVKVLPYAAITKNELGRELTDFAALKEAGAIGFTDDGVGVQNAQMMKDAMSLAASMDMPVIAHCEDDSLVVGGYVTEGEFSKRHGIKGIPNESEAIHVGRDILLAEATGVHYHVCHVSTEQSVRLIRLAKSIGIKVTAEVCPHHLVLSDEDIPGMDANWKMNPPLRSPRDVQACIEGLLDGTLDMIVTDHAPHSEEEKAKGMELAPFGIVGFETAFPLLYTKFVETGLWSLDFLVKRMTADPARVFRLDTGKLEEGAPADITMIDLNEEKAVDPATFATKGRNTPFTGWKLKGWAVQTWVDGKSVWHNTVQQ; translated from the coding sequence ATGCTACAGATTATAAAAAACGCGAACGTCTTGAACCAAAAAGGGGAACTTGAACGGAAAACCATCATTATAGATGAAGGTAAAATTAAAAAGATCGCTGGTCTGGAAGACCAAACCGTTCTGGATGCCGAAAAGTCAGCGCAAAGTGTGACAGACGCATCAGGCAAACTGGTTATTCCGGGATTGATCGATATGCACGTGCATCTGCGTGAACCTGGATTCGAACACAAAGAGACGATCGAGACAGGTGCCCGTTCAGCAGCACAAGGTGGTTTTACAACAATCGCTTGCATGCCGAACACAAGACCAGTAACAGATACAGTGGAAGTTGTGAAGCTTGTACTGGATAAGGCCAAAGAAGCTGATCTGGTTAAAGTGTTGCCTTATGCAGCCATTACAAAAAATGAACTGGGTCGTGAACTTACCGATTTTGCCGCATTAAAAGAAGCAGGCGCTATTGGATTCACGGATGACGGTGTAGGCGTACAAAACGCTCAAATGATGAAAGATGCCATGAGCCTCGCGGCAAGCATGGATATGCCAGTGATCGCTCACTGTGAAGATGACTCACTGGTTGTTGGTGGATATGTGACGGAAGGTGAGTTTTCGAAGCGTCACGGAATCAAAGGGATTCCAAATGAATCCGAAGCCATCCACGTTGGCCGTGATATCTTGCTCGCAGAAGCAACGGGAGTTCATTACCACGTCTGCCACGTAAGTACAGAACAATCGGTTCGTCTGATTCGTCTGGCGAAGTCCATCGGCATTAAAGTAACTGCTGAGGTATGTCCGCACCATCTGGTGTTGTCGGATGAAGATATCCCGGGCATGGACGCCAACTGGAAAATGAACCCACCGCTGCGTTCACCACGCGATGTGCAGGCTTGTATCGAAGGTTTGCTGGACGGCACGCTGGATATGATCGTAACTGATCACGCGCCACACAGTGAAGAAGAAAAAGCCAAAGGCATGGAGCTGGCACCTTTCGGAATCGTAGGATTCGAAACAGCCTTCCCACTGCTGTACACCAAGTTTGTGGAAACAGGACTGTGGAGCTTGGACTTCCTGGTGAAACGTATGACAGCTGATCCGGCACGTGTATTCCGACTGGATACAGGCAAACTGGAAGAGGGAGCACCAGCCGATATCACAATGATTGACCTGAACGAGGAAAAAGCAGTTGATCCTGCAACGTTTGCAACCAAAGGAAGAAACACACCATTCACAGGCTGGAAGCTTAAAGGCTGGGCCGTACAAACTTGGGTGGATGGCAAAAGCGTGTGGCATAACACGGTACAACAGTAA
- a CDS encoding aspartate carbamoyltransferase catalytic subunit, whose product MITQTALRDRSLLGLKELSRGEIESILNRAAHWEAQKEKLAPVLESRFVANMFFENSTRTRFSFEMAEKRLGAQVLNFTAAASSVEKGESIYDTVRTLESMGIDAGVIRLKPAGVLQQLAQKVNVPLVNAGDGNNEHPTQALLDLYTMRKAFGELKGLRVSIIGDILHSRVARSNLWALQKFGADVRFCAPQTMQAPELAEHAPYVGLEEALDADVVMMLRVQLERHQHGLITSAEDYREHYGLTEERASRLKPSTIIMHPAPVNRNVEVDDAVVESEASRIFPQMANGVPIRMAVMERAMKL is encoded by the coding sequence ATGATTACACAGACAGCATTGAGAGACCGAAGCTTGCTTGGACTGAAGGAACTTAGTCGAGGAGAAATCGAGTCCATTCTGAACAGAGCGGCTCACTGGGAAGCGCAGAAAGAGAAACTGGCTCCTGTACTGGAATCACGCTTTGTTGCGAACATGTTCTTCGAGAACAGCACACGTACCCGCTTCTCCTTCGAAATGGCAGAGAAACGCCTGGGTGCACAAGTGCTGAACTTTACGGCAGCCGCATCCAGTGTGGAAAAAGGAGAGTCCATCTACGATACGGTACGAACACTTGAGTCGATGGGCATTGATGCAGGCGTGATCCGGTTGAAACCGGCAGGCGTTCTGCAACAACTGGCTCAGAAAGTGAATGTACCACTCGTGAACGCCGGAGACGGCAACAATGAGCATCCCACACAGGCGTTGCTGGATCTCTACACGATGAGGAAAGCATTTGGCGAACTGAAAGGCTTGCGTGTTTCCATCATTGGTGACATTCTGCATAGCCGTGTAGCTCGTTCCAATCTGTGGGCACTGCAAAAGTTTGGTGCAGATGTACGCTTCTGTGCTCCGCAAACGATGCAGGCACCGGAACTCGCAGAGCATGCTCCTTATGTCGGTCTTGAAGAAGCGCTTGATGCAGATGTGGTCATGATGCTCCGTGTTCAACTGGAACGTCATCAACATGGCTTAATTACTTCAGCTGAGGATTATCGCGAACACTACGGATTGACGGAAGAACGGGCATCACGCCTAAAACCAAGCACCATTATCATGCACCCTGCTCCTGTGAATCGCAATGTCGAGGTAGATGACGCGGTTGTGGAGAGTGAAGCATCGCGGATCTTCCCACAGATGGCAAACGGCGTTCCAATCCGCATGGCGGTTATGGAACGTGCGATGAAACTGTAA
- the pyrR gene encoding bifunctional pyr operon transcriptional regulator/uracil phosphoribosyltransferase PyrR — protein MSTETHVIMDETAIRRALTRIAHEILEKNKGIDDCVLVGIRTRGVYLAERIAAKIEEIEGAKVPWGELDVTPYRDDRLDENKANRKEMLIMTPESLSIHNKKVILFDDVLYTGRTIRAAMDALMDCGRPQNIQLAVLADRGHRELPIRPDFIGKNVPTSKSEEIEVALMETDGQDEVKITQNRGEQA, from the coding sequence ATGAGCACAGAGACACATGTCATTATGGATGAGACGGCGATCCGCCGCGCACTAACACGGATTGCCCATGAGATATTGGAGAAAAACAAAGGAATCGACGATTGTGTGCTGGTCGGTATCCGCACACGCGGGGTTTACCTCGCGGAACGGATTGCCGCCAAGATTGAAGAAATCGAAGGCGCCAAAGTCCCCTGGGGAGAACTGGATGTGACTCCTTACCGCGATGACCGCTTGGACGAAAATAAAGCGAATCGCAAGGAAATGTTGATTATGACACCTGAATCACTTTCGATCCATAACAAAAAAGTGATTTTGTTCGATGATGTGCTCTATACCGGACGGACGATTCGCGCAGCGATGGATGCCCTGATGGACTGTGGAAGACCGCAGAACATTCAGCTGGCTGTACTCGCAGACCGCGGACACCGGGAACTTCCAATTCGACCTGATTTTATCGGCAAGAATGTGCCGACTTCCAAATCAGAGGAGATCGAAGTTGCACTCATGGAAACGGACGGACAGGACGAAGTCAAAATCACTCAGAACCGGGGGGAGCAAGCATAA
- a CDS encoding YhgE/Pip domain-containing protein codes for MRHIWHVYKTDWLHILKVPTGIFLIVAIILLPGVYDWVNVKSVWDPYSNTQGIKIAVTSEDAGATVEGTNINIGNELVSSLKNNEKLGWTFVDRAEASRGVQTGEYYASLLIPGDFSSKITGIIDGKLERPEVIYTVNEKVNAIAPKITGSGVSAITTQINENFTEAVSEAVLTKLNEAGVEINSQLPTLRKMENGIFTLERNLPAIQAAGQKVLEVEKAMPEIVKDAQKIVEIEKKLPEINEAAQYVLKVQEYWPQINDAASEVLAIQGRIPDIQKAVERIREVDENFGQVSAVIQTALDKTNKALSIVTAAEQDLDKVSQIAGNGIELAEGLNQFVDSSEEAFQTISPAIHQNLLLVQQITNAAGDVFTQLQNSDLNNLPTAEDLDRIASRLGIAVKLVDSMAELLGKIDNLLPSHPLADKITQLNSISDKLQLQIRLAGIISDAMRRNTTPPTDVIAQLNALSKDISSGIGNILNTYESELSPALAAGADKLRSILSTSAETLQGAKDRIPDIADILASAKEGIMFGQTELTKIQSELPQVQSKIHEVSETLANKSEGFIQALNTVSSLIRNDLPKLGNKLNEAADFVRNDLPNAEKQIGKASDFVQNQLPEVEKGVHRVATLVRDDLPALERAISKAADKLREVEGNNQFAELAKLLRGDIEEESAFLASPVQIKEQQLYPIPNYGSAMSPFYGVLSLWVGSTLLISLLRAEAENPEGKFRGYELYLGRLATFLTIGLLQALCVTLGDILILGTYVADKLWFVLFAMLVSAVFVTITYTLLSVFGNIGKGIAIIFMVFQFSSSGGTFPISMTSPFFQALNPFMPFTYAISLLRESVGGILWSTAIKDILWLCMFIALSLIVALTLKRPLSSLTKRSAENAKKTKIIA; via the coding sequence ATGCGTCACATTTGGCACGTTTACAAAACAGACTGGTTACATATTCTGAAGGTTCCCACAGGTATATTTCTAATTGTGGCTATTATTCTACTCCCCGGGGTGTATGACTGGGTCAATGTGAAGTCCGTATGGGACCCGTACAGTAATACCCAGGGGATCAAAATTGCTGTGACAAGCGAGGACGCGGGTGCGACTGTTGAAGGAACCAATATTAATATCGGAAACGAACTGGTATCCAGCCTCAAAAACAACGAAAAGCTGGGCTGGACTTTTGTAGATCGAGCTGAGGCTAGTCGGGGAGTACAAACAGGAGAATATTATGCCAGTCTGCTCATTCCCGGAGACTTTTCGTCCAAAATTACAGGTATCATTGACGGAAAGCTGGAACGCCCAGAGGTAATCTATACCGTTAATGAAAAGGTGAATGCCATTGCTCCTAAAATCACTGGCTCTGGTGTATCTGCCATAACAACACAAATCAATGAAAATTTCACTGAAGCCGTCAGTGAGGCCGTTCTAACCAAGTTGAATGAAGCCGGGGTTGAGATTAATTCCCAGCTTCCAACATTACGCAAAATGGAGAATGGCATTTTTACACTGGAGAGAAATCTTCCGGCTATTCAAGCTGCAGGTCAAAAGGTTCTGGAAGTAGAAAAAGCCATGCCCGAGATTGTAAAAGATGCTCAAAAGATCGTTGAAATCGAGAAAAAACTGCCTGAAATCAATGAAGCAGCACAGTATGTGCTCAAGGTGCAAGAGTATTGGCCACAAATTAATGATGCGGCTTCCGAGGTGCTGGCTATTCAAGGGCGGATACCGGATATACAAAAAGCGGTAGAACGCATTCGAGAAGTGGATGAAAACTTTGGTCAGGTATCAGCTGTCATCCAAACGGCGCTGGATAAAACCAACAAAGCTCTGTCTATCGTAACGGCCGCAGAACAAGATCTGGACAAAGTATCACAAATCGCTGGCAACGGGATTGAGCTTGCAGAGGGATTAAATCAGTTCGTGGATTCCAGTGAAGAAGCGTTTCAGACAATTAGCCCGGCGATCCACCAAAATCTGCTGCTGGTGCAGCAGATTACTAACGCTGCAGGAGACGTATTTACACAATTGCAAAATTCGGATCTTAATAACCTGCCTACAGCAGAAGATCTCGACCGGATTGCTTCACGTTTAGGGATTGCGGTAAAACTCGTCGACAGTATGGCAGAACTACTGGGCAAAATAGACAACTTGCTTCCAAGCCATCCACTTGCCGATAAAATTACACAACTGAACTCCATTTCAGATAAACTTCAGTTGCAAATCCGCTTGGCTGGCATCATCAGTGATGCCATGCGTCGTAATACAACTCCACCGACAGACGTCATCGCTCAGTTAAATGCTCTCTCGAAGGACATTAGCAGCGGGATTGGCAATATCTTAAACACCTATGAAAGTGAACTATCACCTGCACTTGCAGCTGGTGCGGATAAACTCAGGTCTATCCTCTCCACTTCAGCAGAAACTCTACAAGGAGCAAAGGATCGTATTCCGGATATTGCTGACATTCTGGCATCAGCCAAAGAAGGGATTATGTTCGGGCAGACCGAGTTGACAAAAATCCAGAGCGAACTGCCTCAAGTACAATCGAAGATCCATGAGGTATCAGAGACACTCGCGAACAAAAGTGAAGGTTTTATCCAAGCTTTGAACACCGTGTCTTCATTAATTCGAAACGATCTGCCCAAGCTGGGAAACAAACTGAACGAAGCCGCTGATTTTGTTCGTAATGATCTGCCTAATGCCGAGAAACAGATAGGCAAGGCATCCGATTTTGTCCAGAACCAGCTTCCGGAGGTCGAAAAAGGAGTACATCGTGTTGCCACGCTGGTACGTGATGATCTGCCAGCATTAGAACGTGCCATCAGTAAGGCTGCTGACAAACTTCGGGAAGTCGAAGGTAATAACCAATTTGCCGAACTTGCCAAACTTTTGCGTGGCGATATCGAAGAAGAAAGTGCTTTCCTTGCAAGTCCGGTGCAAATTAAGGAACAACAGCTTTACCCAATTCCGAATTATGGATCGGCTATGTCACCATTTTATGGCGTGCTGTCCTTGTGGGTTGGCTCAACACTGCTGATATCTCTGCTTCGTGCCGAAGCCGAAAATCCAGAGGGCAAGTTCCGGGGATATGAGTTGTATCTTGGACGTCTTGCTACTTTTCTGACCATTGGGTTACTTCAGGCGTTATGCGTCACCCTGGGAGATATCTTAATCCTGGGTACCTATGTTGCAGATAAACTGTGGTTTGTCCTGTTTGCCATGCTGGTGAGTGCCGTATTTGTCACCATCACGTACACCCTGCTGTCCGTTTTTGGGAATATCGGAAAAGGGATCGCCATTATCTTCATGGTGTTCCAGTTCTCCAGCTCCGGCGGTACGTTCCCAATCAGCATGACATCACCCTTTTTCCAGGCATTGAATCCGTTCATGCCCTTCACGTATGCAATCAGTCTGCTGCGTGAGTCGGTAGGCGGCATATTGTGGTCTACTGCCATCAAGGATATTCTGTGGTTGTGTATGTTCATCGCGCTGAGTCTCATTGTTGCTCTCACTTTGAAACGTCCACTCAGCAGTCTCACCAAACGTTCAGCCGAGAATGCCAAGAAGACCAAAATTATTGCTTAA
- a CDS encoding DUF6080 domain-containing protein — MNFLDYLFYNRRANWTAFYLFAGFALFYGLMNGSYVLYIENNAEMLGAYSPFNTTLFPINLFNFDPSMYYGDNSSSVIHPLISFLAVTLAAVAKLLGGNWFFLILQSLVNAGSVVLAYLFLSQKEDKPTIVPLLFALLFGFSSYLMYTALIPDSYPYVQFVILLSVVYMQYTRERQDVRYVPNALLASINFGLTSTNIVPFAAATFFNMNVWRNKANLKKYIGIMALAVLIIVVLTGIQYVAFGGRSWVSNWLLGIQNGGTSYATPFQFAIHWKALNMLTINPMLTPKMHLLDPGMAAFVTDLSRSNPIVVQMTGIFILLLAFMGFIKGIREREVWTLVPYILFAFLLHVVVGFGLAVFQYDMYLYAGHYLFAFFLLGGGFVISLRPGLGKKVVIGLIMLCVIVTASNNIYRHVETLTTIKQSYNQLEQERSVK; from the coding sequence ATGAACTTTTTAGATTACTTATTTTATAATCGCAGAGCCAACTGGACAGCCTTTTACCTGTTTGCAGGATTTGCTTTGTTCTATGGTTTAATGAACGGCTCGTATGTTCTGTACATTGAAAATAATGCAGAGATGCTGGGGGCGTATAGCCCATTTAATACAACGCTGTTTCCAATTAATTTATTCAACTTTGATCCTTCAATGTATTATGGGGACAACAGTTCTTCCGTGATCCATCCGCTGATTTCCTTTCTGGCAGTCACCCTTGCGGCTGTAGCGAAACTGCTGGGAGGCAACTGGTTCTTTCTAATCTTGCAATCACTGGTGAATGCGGGTTCGGTGGTGCTGGCGTATCTGTTCTTGAGTCAAAAAGAAGATAAACCGACCATCGTACCGTTGCTGTTTGCCTTACTGTTTGGTTTCAGTTCCTACCTGATGTATACCGCGTTGATCCCGGATTCGTATCCGTATGTTCAGTTCGTTATCCTTCTTTCTGTGGTTTACATGCAGTATACTCGTGAGCGTCAGGACGTACGTTATGTACCTAATGCATTGCTGGCATCGATTAACTTTGGGCTAACCTCGACAAACATCGTACCGTTTGCTGCTGCCACATTCTTCAATATGAATGTATGGCGCAATAAGGCGAATCTGAAAAAATACATCGGCATCATGGCACTGGCGGTTCTGATCATCGTCGTATTAACTGGTATTCAGTATGTTGCCTTTGGAGGCCGCAGCTGGGTTAGTAACTGGCTGTTGGGCATTCAAAATGGTGGAACCAGCTATGCAACGCCGTTCCAGTTTGCTATTCATTGGAAAGCATTGAACATGTTAACCATTAATCCGATGCTGACACCGAAGATGCATTTACTGGACCCGGGCATGGCAGCCTTTGTTACGGATCTATCCCGTTCCAATCCAATCGTTGTGCAGATGACAGGTATCTTTATTTTACTACTGGCATTCATGGGCTTCATTAAAGGAATTCGTGAACGAGAAGTGTGGACCCTTGTGCCATATATTCTGTTTGCCTTTTTGCTTCACGTAGTCGTGGGCTTTGGTTTGGCTGTATTTCAATATGATATGTACCTGTATGCGGGACATTATCTGTTTGCGTTCTTCCTGTTGGGTGGAGGTTTTGTCATCAGCCTTCGTCCGGGATTGGGGAAAAAAGTGGTTATAGGCTTGATCATGTTATGTGTTATCGTTACGGCAAGTAACAACATCTATCGCCATGTAGAAACATTAACAACAATCAAACAATCCTATAATCAGTTGGAACAGGAACGCTCAGTGAAATAA
- a CDS encoding EamA family transporter — MLIDSWMVAVLIVMTLCGALGGAGLKAYASSRNRLHVLMGLGFYGTGALLNIVLLKFLPLTVVLPANALTYVWTLIIAMLVFKETVGPLRWIGVACIMGGLCLLVF; from the coding sequence GTGTTGATCGATAGCTGGATGGTTGCCGTATTAATTGTCATGACGTTGTGTGGTGCACTGGGCGGGGCCGGACTGAAAGCTTATGCATCCAGTCGCAATCGCCTGCATGTACTCATGGGACTCGGATTTTACGGAACCGGAGCGTTGCTGAATATTGTGTTGTTGAAGTTTCTTCCCTTAACCGTAGTGTTGCCTGCGAACGCATTAACATATGTGTGGACTCTCATCATTGCGATGTTGGTATTTAAAGAGACAGTGGGCCCTTTACGCTGGATAGGTGTGGCATGTATTATGGGCGGGCTATGTTTATTGGTGTTCTAG
- a CDS encoding EamA family transporter: MLVSAFLTATGQLFWKWGLTEWIYLGIGFLCYGLGAILMIKAFALEKLSVAYPLMCASYVFALIYGYFLLGEEITVQKLAAVVLLGIGVTLTSVDR; encoded by the coding sequence ATGCTCGTTTCCGCTTTTCTGACAGCAACGGGTCAATTGTTTTGGAAATGGGGACTAACCGAGTGGATTTACCTGGGTATTGGTTTTCTGTGTTATGGACTTGGAGCGATTTTGATGATTAAAGCTTTTGCTCTGGAAAAACTCTCTGTTGCTTATCCTCTGATGTGTGCCAGCTACGTATTTGCCTTAATCTATGGATATTTTTTGCTTGGGGAAGAAATTACGGTGCAGAAGCTGGCAGCAGTTGTGTTGCTTGGAATCGGGGTGACATTAACCAGTGTTGATCGATAG
- a CDS encoding HAD-IB family hydrolase, with protein sequence MKSTKVAIFDIDKTIIRSDSMFQFVHYGVRRYPWQVWRLPVIALHTVLFKAGFMTVEQVKRSYFQEIERMSEKDLEHFFDTRLRTSIFAEASVEMQHRKEAGYHVLLVTASPHAYMKYFKNFPWVDHVIGTELVRHESGYTCRIDGSNCKGEEKVRRIQAYLSEKNMVIDYDQSCSYSDSLSDLPVMQLVSQRYFINKRVPDMEALTWGK encoded by the coding sequence GTGAAAAGCACGAAAGTCGCAATTTTCGATATTGATAAAACGATCATACGCAGTGATTCCATGTTTCAATTTGTGCATTACGGTGTTCGCCGTTACCCGTGGCAGGTATGGAGATTACCTGTCATTGCATTACATACCGTGTTATTCAAGGCAGGCTTCATGACGGTTGAACAAGTCAAACGATCCTACTTTCAAGAAATTGAGCGTATGTCTGAAAAAGATCTCGAACATTTCTTTGATACCCGCTTGCGTACATCCATTTTTGCCGAGGCCAGTGTAGAGATGCAACATCGTAAAGAAGCAGGCTATCATGTCTTGCTGGTAACCGCATCTCCGCATGCCTATATGAAATACTTTAAAAACTTTCCCTGGGTGGATCATGTCATTGGAACTGAACTTGTCCGACATGAGAGTGGTTACACATGCAGAATTGATGGCAGCAATTGCAAAGGGGAAGAGAAGGTACGCCGAATTCAGGCTTATCTGAGTGAGAAAAATATGGTCATTGATTATGACCAGTCATGTTCCTACTCGGACTCATTATCTGACCTTCCAGTCATGCAGCTAGTGAGTCAACGATACTTTATTAACAAGCGTGTTCCGGACATGGAGGCATTAACGTGGGGGAAATAA
- a CDS encoding decaprenyl-phosphate phosphoribosyltransferase — MSSPATGTGSTVSGLFRLLRPKQWTKNLLLFAALLFSFEEIRAETILATLLGFILFSLVAGCVYILNDFVDRDRDRQHPVKKYRPMASGQVNPSHALLFGIILLILSVGTAFMMNPLFGVLCIVYFLLNVSYSFVLKHLVILDMMTIAAGFVLRAIAGGVLIHVPFTPWFLICTMLLSLFLAIGKRRNELTLLEGNTGSHRKVLDNYSITLLDQFNTIVTTATIISYSLFTFTSDRTIHLMWTIPLVIYGMFRYLYLIHMKNQGGSPDRVLFEDKPILITVMLYVISVITIFAIFE; from the coding sequence GTGTCTTCACCGGCTACAGGAACAGGCAGTACAGTGTCAGGATTATTCAGATTGTTAAGACCCAAACAGTGGACTAAAAATCTGCTGTTATTTGCTGCGTTATTATTCTCTTTTGAGGAGATTCGGGCTGAAACCATTCTTGCGACGTTGCTCGGTTTTATTCTATTTAGCCTTGTTGCAGGCTGTGTGTATATTTTAAATGACTTTGTAGACCGGGACAGGGATCGACAGCATCCGGTGAAAAAGTATCGTCCTATGGCTTCTGGGCAGGTGAATCCGAGTCATGCTTTGTTGTTTGGCATTATTCTATTAATCCTTTCCGTAGGAACGGCCTTCATGATGAACCCTCTATTCGGGGTGTTATGTATCGTCTATTTCCTGTTGAATGTATCGTATTCATTTGTGCTGAAACATCTCGTTATTCTGGATATGATGACCATTGCAGCCGGGTTTGTACTTCGTGCCATTGCAGGTGGTGTGCTGATCCATGTGCCGTTCACACCATGGTTTTTGATCTGTACAATGCTGTTGTCGTTATTTCTGGCCATTGGCAAACGCAGAAATGAACTTACGTTGCTTGAGGGAAATACAGGATCGCATCGTAAGGTTTTGGATAACTACTCCATTACGTTACTGGATCAATTCAATACGATTGTGACGACAGCTACGATTATCAGTTATTCCCTGTTCACATTCACTTCAGATCGGACCATTCACCTGATGTGGACAATTCCACTGGTCATTTATGGCATGTTCCGTTATCTGTATCTAATCCACATGAAGAACCAAGGTGGCTCGCCCGATCGAGTGCTATTTGAGGACAAGCCCATATTAATTACGGTTATGTTGTACGTGATAAGTGTTATTACAATCTTTGCAATCTTTGAATAA